From a region of the Daphnia magna isolate NIES linkage group LG1, ASM2063170v1.1, whole genome shotgun sequence genome:
- the LOC116924503 gene encoding ras-like GTP-binding protein RhoL isoform X3 produces the protein MNRNRVISVVIVGDTNTGKNCIFTNFKENSKDYPLEYVPTVFDNSSKTIQVDGVYYHVSLSYTSGQTEYDGLRILSYPSTDVFLLCYAVSNRTSFESVPSKWIPELKLHSPHTPIVLVVYLGTKIDMRKGGSTSTDCVSSAEGKEMSKKVSAFIECSAKTDDNMQEVFREAVRAVRCKSKRRENLKLPLCGCVPL, from the exons ATGAATCGTAATCGTGTGATAAGCGTCGTAATTGTGGGAGATACCAATACCGGTAAAAACTGCATTTTCACCAATTTTAAAGAGAATTCCAAAGACTATCCGCTAGAATACGTTCCAACTGT ATTCGATAACTCCTCAAAAACAATCCAAGTGGATGGCGTTTATTATCACGTTTCACTATCCTACACTTCTGGCCAGACGGAATACGATGGACTGCGCATTCTCTCCTATCCAAGT acggACGTGTTCCTACTTTGCTACGCCGTTAGCAATCGAACATCTTTCGAAAGCGTGCCATCAAAATGGATTCCCGAATTAAAACTACACTCCCCTCACACACCGATCGTCCTTGTTG TTTATCTAGGCACGAAAATAGATATGCGTAAAGGTGGATCAACCAGTACAGATTGC GTATCTAGTGCAGAAGGCAAAGAAATGAGCAAAAAGGTCAGTGCTTTCATCGAATGCTCGGCCAAGACGGACGACAATATGCAAGAGGTTTTCCGGGAGGCGGTGCGAGCGGTGCGGTGCAAatcaaaaagaagagaaaacctAAAACTTCCATTATGTGGCTGCGTTCCCTTGTAA
- the LOC116924337 gene encoding uncharacterized protein LOC116924337 isoform X2 yields MPESVTLASRSDLLCLLPFLDSQLSERCEIQLVVFGALRASTSAYLVYILRETPTDGSYTAIAAIKRENMKNETQENQTIWIVSGWSINESALLRLYSAIDVINWDKDAVFAFNKCYNPHEDILKFFRDRNRLEGHRLYSAGRYVFDIEKALKLQISLPDEVYVKSLERHHAQLIYDHWTVFKDTTTVEDVADEIDHLPSAGVFLKNNDQLVSWMTGHAANGMSRLFTMDGHRRKGYAKLATQYMSKRMAQAGYLPFINIVVGNTASTEFFLGLGFQFVYPMHAILTKPPGRY; encoded by the exons ATGCCGGAGTCTGTAACATTGGCTTCGCGGTCAGATCTGTTATGTCTTCTCCCTTTTCTGGATTCCCAACTTTCTGAACGCTGCGAG ATTCAACTGGTTGTTTTTGGTGCACTACGCGCATCAACTTCCGCCTATCTGGTGTACATCCTACGTGAAACTCCTACTGACGGATCGTATACTGCGATTGCAGCCATAAAGCgggaaaatatgaaaaacgaaaCTCAAGAGAATCAG ACAATTTGGATCGTCTCTGGATGGAGCATTAATGAAAGTGCCTTATTACGTCTTTACTCAGCTATTGATGTGATTAACTGGGACAAGGATGCCGTTTTTGCATTCAACAAATGCTACAACCCTCACGAGGACATTCTCAAGTTCTTCCGAGATCGTAATCGACTAGAGGGGCATCGTTTATACTCGGCTGGTCGCTACGTTTTCGACATTGAAAAGGCTTTGAAATTGCAGATAAG CTTACCAGACGAGGTTTACGTGAAAAGTTTAGAACGTCATCACGCCCAGTTGATTTACGACCATTGGACAGTCTTTAAAGACACTACGACTGTGGAAGATGTTGCCGACGAAATTGACCACCTGCCTTCAGCTGGAgttttcttaaaaaataacgATCAACTCGTTTCATGGATGACGGGCCATGCAGCTAATGGCATGAGTCGTCTTTTTACCATGGACGGTCATCGTCGTAAAGGATATGCTAAACTAGCAACGCAATACATGTCAAAGAGAATGGCTCAGGCTGGATATCTGCCATTCATCAACATCGTCGTTGGCAATACGGCATCCACAGAGTTTTTCTTAGGTTTAGGTTTTCAATTTGTCTATCCTATGCACGCAATATTAACTAAACCTCCTGGACGGTATTAG
- the LOC116924337 gene encoding uncharacterized protein LOC116924337 isoform X1, which yields MPESVTLASRSDLLCLLPFLDSQLSERCEVFDNKIQLVVFGALRASTSAYLVYILRETPTDGSYTAIAAIKRENMKNETQENQTIWIVSGWSINESALLRLYSAIDVINWDKDAVFAFNKCYNPHEDILKFFRDRNRLEGHRLYSAGRYVFDIEKALKLQISLPDEVYVKSLERHHAQLIYDHWTVFKDTTTVEDVADEIDHLPSAGVFLKNNDQLVSWMTGHAANGMSRLFTMDGHRRKGYAKLATQYMSKRMAQAGYLPFINIVVGNTASTEFFLGLGFQFVYPMHAILTKPPGRY from the exons ATGCCGGAGTCTGTAACATTGGCTTCGCGGTCAGATCTGTTATGTCTTCTCCCTTTTCTGGATTCCCAACTTTCTGAACGCTGCGAGGTATTTGATAacaag ATTCAACTGGTTGTTTTTGGTGCACTACGCGCATCAACTTCCGCCTATCTGGTGTACATCCTACGTGAAACTCCTACTGACGGATCGTATACTGCGATTGCAGCCATAAAGCgggaaaatatgaaaaacgaaaCTCAAGAGAATCAG ACAATTTGGATCGTCTCTGGATGGAGCATTAATGAAAGTGCCTTATTACGTCTTTACTCAGCTATTGATGTGATTAACTGGGACAAGGATGCCGTTTTTGCATTCAACAAATGCTACAACCCTCACGAGGACATTCTCAAGTTCTTCCGAGATCGTAATCGACTAGAGGGGCATCGTTTATACTCGGCTGGTCGCTACGTTTTCGACATTGAAAAGGCTTTGAAATTGCAGATAAG CTTACCAGACGAGGTTTACGTGAAAAGTTTAGAACGTCATCACGCCCAGTTGATTTACGACCATTGGACAGTCTTTAAAGACACTACGACTGTGGAAGATGTTGCCGACGAAATTGACCACCTGCCTTCAGCTGGAgttttcttaaaaaataacgATCAACTCGTTTCATGGATGACGGGCCATGCAGCTAATGGCATGAGTCGTCTTTTTACCATGGACGGTCATCGTCGTAAAGGATATGCTAAACTAGCAACGCAATACATGTCAAAGAGAATGGCTCAGGCTGGATATCTGCCATTCATCAACATCGTCGTTGGCAATACGGCATCCACAGAGTTTTTCTTAGGTTTAGGTTTTCAATTTGTCTATCCTATGCACGCAATATTAACTAAACCTCCTGGACGGTATTAG
- the LOC116924503 gene encoding rho-related protein racB isoform X2, producing MNRNRVISVVIVGDTNTGKNCIFTNFKENSKDYPLEYVPTVFDNSSKTIQVDGVYYHVSLSYTSGQTEYDGLRILSYPSTDVFLLCYAVSNRTSFESVPSKWIPELKLHSPHTPIVLVGTKIDMRKGGSTSTDCCRRQRNEQKGQCFHRMLGQDGRQYARGFPGGGASGAVQIKKKRKPKTSIMWLRSLVNHLILGLRNTHDSRMYMILGLLKL from the exons ATGAATCGTAATCGTGTGATAAGCGTCGTAATTGTGGGAGATACCAATACCGGTAAAAACTGCATTTTCACCAATTTTAAAGAGAATTCCAAAGACTATCCGCTAGAATACGTTCCAACTGT ATTCGATAACTCCTCAAAAACAATCCAAGTGGATGGCGTTTATTATCACGTTTCACTATCCTACACTTCTGGCCAGACGGAATACGATGGACTGCGCATTCTCTCCTATCCAAGT acggACGTGTTCCTACTTTGCTACGCCGTTAGCAATCGAACATCTTTCGAAAGCGTGCCATCAAAATGGATTCCCGAATTAAAACTACACTCCCCTCACACACCGATCGTCCTTGTTG GCACGAAAATAGATATGCGTAAAGGTGGATCAACCAGTACAGATTGC TGCAGAAGGCAAAGAAATGAGCAAAAAGGTCAGTGCTTTCATCGAATGCTCGGCCAAGACGGACGACAATATGCAAGAGGTTTTCCGGGAGGCGGTGCGAGCGGTGCGGTGCAAatcaaaaagaagagaaaacctAAAACTTCCATTATGTGGCTGCGTTCCCTTGTAAATCATTTGATACTGGGATTACGCAATACCCACGATTCCCGAATGTACATGATTTTGGGATTGCTGAAGTTGTAA
- the LOC116924503 gene encoding ras-like GTP-binding protein RhoL isoform X4 yields MNRNRVISVVIVGDTNTGKNCIFTNFKENSKDYPLEYVPTVFDNSSKTIQVDGVYYHVSLSYTSGQTEYDGLRILSYPSTDVFLLCYAVSNRTSFESVPSKWIPELKLHSPHTPIVLVGTKIDMRKGGSTSTDCVSSAEGKEMSKKVSAFIECSAKTDDNMQEVFREAVRAVRCKSKRRENLKLPLCGCVPL; encoded by the exons ATGAATCGTAATCGTGTGATAAGCGTCGTAATTGTGGGAGATACCAATACCGGTAAAAACTGCATTTTCACCAATTTTAAAGAGAATTCCAAAGACTATCCGCTAGAATACGTTCCAACTGT ATTCGATAACTCCTCAAAAACAATCCAAGTGGATGGCGTTTATTATCACGTTTCACTATCCTACACTTCTGGCCAGACGGAATACGATGGACTGCGCATTCTCTCCTATCCAAGT acggACGTGTTCCTACTTTGCTACGCCGTTAGCAATCGAACATCTTTCGAAAGCGTGCCATCAAAATGGATTCCCGAATTAAAACTACACTCCCCTCACACACCGATCGTCCTTGTTG GCACGAAAATAGATATGCGTAAAGGTGGATCAACCAGTACAGATTGC GTATCTAGTGCAGAAGGCAAAGAAATGAGCAAAAAGGTCAGTGCTTTCATCGAATGCTCGGCCAAGACGGACGACAATATGCAAGAGGTTTTCCGGGAGGCGGTGCGAGCGGTGCGGTGCAAatcaaaaagaagagaaaacctAAAACTTCCATTATGTGGCTGCGTTCCCTTGTAA
- the LOC116924503 gene encoding ras-like GTP-binding protein RhoL isoform X1: MNRNRVISVVIVGDTNTGKNCIFTNFKENSKDYPLEYVPTVFDNSSKTIQVDGVYYHVSLSYTSGQTEYDGLRILSYPSTDVFLLCYAVSNRTSFESVPSKWIPELKLHSPHTPIVLVVYLGTKIDMRKGGSTSTDCCRRQRNEQKGQCFHRMLGQDGRQYARGFPGGGASGAVQIKKKRKPKTSIMWLRSLVNHLILGLRNTHDSRMYMILGLLKL; the protein is encoded by the exons ATGAATCGTAATCGTGTGATAAGCGTCGTAATTGTGGGAGATACCAATACCGGTAAAAACTGCATTTTCACCAATTTTAAAGAGAATTCCAAAGACTATCCGCTAGAATACGTTCCAACTGT ATTCGATAACTCCTCAAAAACAATCCAAGTGGATGGCGTTTATTATCACGTTTCACTATCCTACACTTCTGGCCAGACGGAATACGATGGACTGCGCATTCTCTCCTATCCAAGT acggACGTGTTCCTACTTTGCTACGCCGTTAGCAATCGAACATCTTTCGAAAGCGTGCCATCAAAATGGATTCCCGAATTAAAACTACACTCCCCTCACACACCGATCGTCCTTGTTG TTTATCTAGGCACGAAAATAGATATGCGTAAAGGTGGATCAACCAGTACAGATTGC TGCAGAAGGCAAAGAAATGAGCAAAAAGGTCAGTGCTTTCATCGAATGCTCGGCCAAGACGGACGACAATATGCAAGAGGTTTTCCGGGAGGCGGTGCGAGCGGTGCGGTGCAAatcaaaaagaagagaaaacctAAAACTTCCATTATGTGGCTGCGTTCCCTTGTAAATCATTTGATACTGGGATTACGCAATACCCACGATTCCCGAATGTACATGATTTTGGGATTGCTGAAGTTGTAA